A genomic segment from Mycoplasmopsis arginini encodes:
- the mip gene encoding Ig-specific serine endopeptidase MIP, with amino-acid sequence MKQKKNNKKLFLSLLAMPLFVSPALSLIACESDEEKEKTELKKSLDKLSQLLVQLSNAADNATSSQAYTEGQKAKNEAQKLIDNNENSLIELRKAKNNLNSKITAIETEIANIKKIKEQNESEEKPNPGIKYSDEEFEADVNELSSSVNAEEKLVLSFENFLTGRQKEQLYASELQKSTSNIGVKAKKESLNDKINFLVENVIAEDNANQTGTVQLNVVFKNKATLKRKNKIYNLSGLKTSIDNTDHNGDKPNNKIADNLNASEVDKYIALSQRDRFKKDNEKYVDSLKKYLAYSAGVNNWNELREHAKASAQQIATHNQKAQEVGQDSYESAAYKGFTLTSYRDDGKVDGLEIIDGPEMGKQASLVDSLGKQDIYKTNGLARTIVNQKYLDIAKQTFSITLHNIKDFKDEIAQAEASIKHWEYDANEAEFKKIIDEKIKELQEEKVKVTKQWDKKISENQDEHLTESLQNQKTAELKKYDESIAWYKSRTRQTEIDFLKQKIEEYKEKAAEKRTIVPESGTAWIMDFQLDENGYPTKWYLGTNSHVAKALTENLTSFSLTKIDNNLKVGSKLRISQMDDNITRFSFESPDAIRKVFDGIDYLNSKPSDFLSDRQKETLGDLEEFVDFAVLEIDFTKINKMFATSNDINTTSKYPQVGSANFAKNLAKIITNDYANNKEKHIKFKQTSYLKDYQKIDYPIKGSLSDNLDFLYAVGWPSSREDYYLKQYIDDDQRKRTEHSFSLWINSENEYYDAKITDSENGPSSYPKEKLDRGSFLSYQIGYRSFIDKPGVLDTFIAIPKLGKDFYYLNGKRYVNMALAYMPRRYAPTGGSSGTSIRNQNNELVSVFYASNSSARVGISAAFRSEGYDYKGLYGKYNLPQYDLIYGGGENQKNSYREALKKIYPDLNVKTNLFQTGLDNIPDEFKFIKK; translated from the coding sequence ATGAAACAGAAAAAAAATAATAAAAAACTTTTTCTTTCTTTATTAGCGATGCCGCTATTTGTTTCACCTGCATTATCATTAATTGCTTGTGAATCAGATGAAGAGAAAGAAAAAACTGAACTTAAAAAATCTTTGGATAAATTATCTCAATTATTAGTTCAGTTGTCTAATGCAGCTGATAATGCAACCAGTTCTCAAGCTTATACTGAAGGTCAAAAAGCAAAGAATGAAGCTCAAAAATTAATAGATAATAATGAAAATTCTTTGATTGAATTAAGAAAAGCGAAAAATAATTTAAACAGTAAAATAACTGCAATTGAAACTGAAATTGCTAACATCAAAAAAATCAAAGAGCAAAACGAATCTGAAGAAAAACCAAATCCTGGCATAAAATATAGCGATGAAGAATTTGAAGCAGATGTTAATGAATTATCATCTTCAGTAAATGCTGAAGAAAAGCTTGTTCTTTCGTTTGAAAACTTTTTGACAGGGCGTCAAAAAGAACAACTTTATGCTAGTGAACTTCAAAAATCAACATCAAATATTGGTGTTAAAGCTAAAAAAGAATCTTTAAATGACAAAATTAATTTTTTAGTTGAAAATGTTATTGCTGAAGATAATGCTAATCAAACAGGAACCGTGCAGTTAAATGTTGTTTTCAAAAATAAAGCAACATTAAAGAGAAAAAATAAAATCTATAACTTATCTGGCTTAAAAACTTCAATTGATAATACTGACCATAACGGTGATAAACCAAATAATAAAATAGCAGATAATTTAAATGCTAGTGAAGTGGATAAATATATAGCACTTTCTCAAAGAGATCGTTTCAAAAAGGACAATGAGAAATATGTTGATTCATTGAAAAAATATTTAGCATATTCAGCTGGCGTTAATAATTGAAATGAATTGAGGGAGCACGCTAAAGCATCAGCACAACAAATTGCTACTCATAACCAAAAAGCACAAGAAGTTGGTCAAGATTCATATGAAAGTGCGGCTTATAAAGGTTTTACTTTAACCTCATATCGTGATGACGGTAAAGTAGATGGCTTAGAAATTATTGATGGCCCGGAAATGGGAAAACAAGCTTCATTAGTTGATTCATTAGGTAAACAAGATATTTATAAAACTAATGGATTAGCTAGAACTATTGTTAACCAAAAATACCTTGATATTGCAAAACAAACATTCTCAATCACTTTACACAATATTAAAGATTTCAAAGATGAAATCGCACAAGCTGAAGCATCTATTAAACATTGAGAATATGATGCTAATGAGGCTGAATTTAAAAAAATAATTGATGAAAAAATTAAAGAACTTCAAGAAGAAAAAGTAAAAGTAACTAAACAATGAGATAAAAAAATATCAGAAAATCAAGATGAACATTTAACCGAGTCATTACAAAACCAAAAAACCGCCGAACTTAAAAAATATGATGAATCGATTGCATGATATAAAAGTAGAACTCGACAAACTGAAATTGATTTTTTAAAACAAAAAATTGAAGAATATAAAGAAAAAGCTGCTGAAAAAAGAACTATTGTTCCTGAAAGTGGAACTGCTTGAATTATGGATTTCCAATTAGATGAAAATGGTTATCCAACAAAATGATATTTAGGAACTAACTCGCACGTTGCTAAAGCATTAACTGAAAATTTAACTAGTTTTTCTCTAACAAAAATTGATAATAATTTAAAAGTTGGATCTAAATTAAGAATTTCACAAATGGATGATAATATTACAAGATTTTCATTTGAAAGTCCAGATGCAATTAGAAAAGTTTTTGACGGAATTGATTATTTAAATTCAAAACCATCAGATTTCTTGAGTGATAGACAAAAAGAAACTTTAGGAGATTTAGAAGAATTTGTGGACTTTGCTGTTTTAGAAATTGATTTTACAAAAATTAATAAAATGTTTGCTACTTCAAATGATATTAATACTACTAGTAAATATCCACAAGTTGGTTCGGCAAACTTCGCTAAGAACTTGGCAAAAATAATTACAAATGATTATGCTAATAACAAAGAAAAACATATTAAATTTAAACAAACTTCTTACTTAAAAGATTATCAAAAAATTGATTATCCTATCAAAGGTTCATTATCAGACAATTTAGATTTTTTATACGCAGTTGGATGACCATCTTCTCGTGAAGATTACTACTTAAAACAATATATTGATGATGACCAAAGAAAAAGAACAGAACACAGTTTCAGTTTATGAATCAATAGTGAAAATGAATACTATGACGCTAAAATTACTGATTCAGAAAATGGTCCATCTTCATATCCAAAAGAAAAATTAGATCGTGGTAGTTTCTTATCATATCAAATTGGATATCGTTCATTTATTGATAAACCTGGTGTTTTAGATACATTTATTGCAATTCCTAAACTAGGAAAAGATTTCTATTATCTAAATGGTAAAAGATATGTTAATATGGCTTTAGCATATATGCCTCGTCGTTATGCACCAACCGGCGGATCTTCAGGAACATCGATCAGAAATCAAAATAATGAATTAGTTTCTGTATTTTATGCTTCTAACTCATCTGCTCGTGTAGGGATTTCTGCTGCCTTTAGATCAGAAGGCTATGATTATAAAGGATTATATGGAAAATATAATTTACCACAATATGACTTAATTTATGGTGGTGGAGAAAATCAAAAAAATTCTTACCGTGAAGCATTAAAGAAAATCTATCCAGACCTAAATGTTAAAACTAACTTATTCCAAACCGGTTTAGACAATATACCAGATGAATTTAAGTTTATAAAAAAATAA
- a CDS encoding putative immunoglobulin-blocking virulence protein, with translation MKLLKNKKNRIVLLSLGSVIMASAIFGSAVFSANQKNANGVDYNNQNGANPEIFHKGTPDTTNANVSIADHKLKEVPKPPVVVPPKPEPTPVPPKPTPVPPKPEPTPVPPKPTPVPPKPTPTPPKKNTERVVIEINGVKVVAEVTPAPSRPLDPRDIEAGITNPNPYMNVIVGNIKSVEVTQELRDATLKNLIDNKPSGLKNYFPGFIDDLLLEPNEKYDPELNIVNNQAIWLRLMDKFKRLLDSPNVVKFLLPEALKEYNKPKQFRSQNIKYAWLIKHLDYSKFTKLGKGAEKYLKEGYTASPDNAYINENGEIDSYGYDPAPGYNTVTTRMERDNKERRAFGIEGYYGRTPDEIANGNYRGWTKRDVTKSKEFAEFNVGNNDGIVITELTRQKPEEGKLNKGYVVEIDAANFEGYEKTKNLIEQLKAKGIEITSYRIKNMGKKDVNQKFREILRALPEKLPQLELFFDHRATNTSSLIELENKKIKELSLFTLGNSLLDDWSLNPWALRNVEWVNTIDYNVSWENKQGADIASRITFNTIAFEESDILKDPAKRFERINNGLRMVYYVRNNEGIFQGSFGPGLNPDTNEGGNSYPTRLDFSRAPSIRSLKNMIFYDYIKPTNKKRKLKNVKFFNDKSWYEISGDDLDNAQFNTVMALGEPGMPPTKIEFSNGNLTNMIRITSSNTLTNSALSNLSTLINLSNISREIQVPKGAEALKTQLQSNGYTVSYAVDETFN, from the coding sequence ATGAAATTATTAAAAAATAAAAAGAATCGAATAGTATTGCTATCTTTAGGTTCGGTAATAATGGCATCTGCAATTTTTGGGAGTGCCGTTTTTTCTGCCAACCAAAAAAATGCAAACGGTGTCGATTATAATAATCAAAATGGGGCTAATCCGGAAATTTTTCATAAAGGAACACCAGATACAACAAATGCTAATGTGTCAATTGCTGATCATAAATTAAAAGAAGTGCCAAAACCACCAGTTGTAGTTCCTCCTAAACCAGAACCAACTCCAGTTCCGCCTAAGCCAACTCCGGTTCCACCTAAACCAGAACCAACTCCAGTGCCACCTAAGCCAACTCCAGTTCCACCAAAACCAACACCAACTCCACCTAAAAAGAATACCGAAAGAGTTGTTATTGAAATTAATGGAGTTAAAGTTGTAGCCGAAGTAACGCCAGCACCTTCTCGTCCTTTAGACCCAAGAGATATTGAAGCAGGAATTACAAATCCTAATCCATATATGAATGTTATTGTTGGAAACATAAAGAGTGTTGAAGTAACTCAAGAGTTAAGAGATGCAACCTTAAAAAATTTAATTGATAATAAACCATCCGGGTTAAAAAATTATTTCCCTGGTTTTATTGATGATTTATTATTAGAACCAAATGAGAAATATGACCCAGAGCTTAATATTGTCAATAACCAAGCAATCTGATTAAGATTAATGGATAAATTTAAACGTCTTTTAGATAGTCCTAATGTTGTTAAGTTCTTGTTACCCGAGGCTTTAAAAGAATATAACAAGCCAAAACAATTTAGAAGTCAAAATATTAAATATGCTTGATTAATCAAACATCTAGATTATTCTAAATTCACAAAATTAGGTAAAGGAGCTGAAAAATATCTAAAAGAAGGTTATACTGCATCTCCTGATAATGCTTATATCAATGAAAATGGTGAAATTGATTCATATGGTTATGATCCAGCGCCTGGTTATAATACCGTTACAACAAGAATGGAAAGAGATAACAAAGAAAGACGTGCTTTTGGTATTGAAGGTTACTATGGTAGAACTCCAGATGAAATAGCAAATGGAAACTATCGTGGTTGAACTAAGAGAGATGTAACTAAATCAAAAGAGTTTGCAGAATTTAACGTTGGAAATAATGATGGAATAGTTATTACTGAATTAACAAGACAAAAACCTGAAGAAGGAAAACTAAATAAAGGTTATGTTGTTGAAATTGATGCAGCTAATTTTGAAGGTTATGAAAAAACTAAGAATCTAATTGAACAGTTAAAAGCTAAAGGAATTGAAATTACATCTTATCGTATTAAAAACATGGGTAAAAAAGATGTTAACCAAAAATTCAGAGAAATTCTTAGAGCATTACCAGAAAAGTTACCTCAATTAGAATTATTTTTTGACCATCGTGCAACAAATACTTCTTCTTTAATTGAACTAGAAAATAAAAAAATCAAAGAATTATCCTTATTTACCTTAGGAAATTCTTTATTAGATGATTGATCATTAAATCCATGAGCATTACGTAATGTAGAATGAGTTAACACTATTGATTATAATGTTAGTTGAGAAAATAAACAAGGAGCAGATATTGCTTCAAGAATTACATTTAACACCATTGCATTTGAAGAAAGTGATATTCTAAAAGATCCTGCTAAACGTTTTGAAAGAATTAACAATGGTTTAAGAATGGTTTATTATGTAAGAAATAATGAAGGAATTTTCCAAGGAAGTTTTGGTCCTGGGCTTAACCCAGATACAAATGAAGGTGGTAATAGTTATCCAACAAGACTTGATTTTTCAAGAGCGCCATCAATTCGTTCTTTAAAAAATATGATTTTCTATGATTACATTAAACCAACAAATAAGAAAAGAAAATTGAAAAATGTTAAATTCTTTAATGATAAAAGTTGATATGAAATTAGCGGTGATGATTTAGATAATGCACAATTTAATACTGTTATGGCTTTGGGTGAGCCAGGTATGCCTCCAACAAAGATTGAATTTAGTAATGGTAATTTAACTAACATGATTAGAATTACTAGTTCAAATACTTTAACTAATTCAGCTCTATCTAATTTAAGTACTTTAATTAATTTATCAAATATTTCAAGAGAAATTCAAGTGCCAAAAGGTGCTGAAGCTCTAAAAACACAGCTTCAATCAAACGGCTACACCGTTTCTTATGCCGTTGATGAAACATTTAACTAA
- a CDS encoding transglutaminase-like domain-containing protein, which produces MKNLLLPTILLSTTFSPLLVISTSIKDEQYQKNLSENKLGIEFIKQVSLENIKNWDDSFGKYTSEDKEVIRDFVKKLIKKTTNKKEIAKIIHNWICENIKYATHNGPAPEIEPIKVLERKIAVCGGFSNLYKVMLDEADIANVILTGNSIYGAHQWNLIVLDDNEIFYSDATWGKAYFEKTIEDFSKDHKPQKMYGVSLQTKEFEYEFFHGISIKKINNLEQKVVNIPSEINGLKVTSISNHALNNESQREALANQKLTINVSSTISKIEFEPGTSLVESFNISKENKVYSDYNGILYSKDYSTLLNVPANYNKVVTIHKNTTNLDEKQSFRANNIKKIKVDENNQRFASIFSENYIYPLYDKQLQNVISIPGGASEIRLAKGSILGDFTLSQYDNLRKVILDLGINKFNSLAFNNSWISEIELPYDFPIELVNEIKKINQKIQLKVIESSKIAQELIKEKIENIKIISTKDALKLNEDWELITKKYDINFLESEYKDLIDELKKYSKNIYTTNLDEYNEIKTKTESILKQIEEKIKSKAQEAPKKDWKHILIYSSVIVLILVVAILSTMYFIKRRKNKQK; this is translated from the coding sequence ATGAAAAATCTATTATTACCAACAATATTATTATCGACAACTTTTTCTCCTTTACTTGTTATTTCTACAAGTATTAAAGATGAGCAATATCAAAAAAATTTGTCAGAAAATAAACTTGGCATTGAATTTATTAAACAAGTTTCATTAGAAAATATTAAAAACTGAGATGACTCATTTGGAAAATATACTAGTGAAGATAAAGAAGTAATAAGAGATTTCGTTAAGAAATTAATTAAGAAAACAACTAATAAAAAAGAAATAGCAAAAATAATTCACAATTGAATTTGTGAAAATATTAAGTACGCAACCCATAATGGCCCAGCTCCAGAAATTGAACCAATTAAAGTATTAGAAAGAAAAATAGCAGTTTGTGGTGGTTTCTCTAATCTTTATAAAGTAATGTTAGATGAAGCTGATATTGCTAATGTTATATTAACAGGGAATTCTATTTATGGAGCCCATCAATGAAATTTAATTGTTTTAGACGATAATGAAATTTTTTATTCAGATGCAACATGAGGAAAAGCTTATTTTGAAAAAACTATTGAAGATTTTTCAAAGGATCATAAACCTCAAAAAATGTATGGCGTTTCTTTACAAACTAAAGAATTTGAATATGAATTTTTCCATGGAATTTCTATTAAAAAGATAAATAATCTTGAACAAAAAGTTGTGAATATTCCCAGCGAAATTAATGGATTAAAAGTAACTTCGATTTCCAATCATGCTTTAAACAATGAATCACAAAGAGAAGCACTTGCAAATCAAAAATTAACAATTAATGTAAGTTCTACTATTTCAAAAATTGAATTTGAACCAGGTACATCATTAGTTGAATCATTTAATATTAGTAAAGAAAACAAAGTATATAGTGATTATAATGGAATATTATATTCTAAAGATTATAGTACGCTTTTAAATGTTCCGGCTAACTATAACAAAGTTGTGACGATTCATAAGAATACAACTAATTTAGATGAAAAACAGTCATTTAGAGCAAATAATATTAAGAAAATTAAAGTTGATGAAAATAACCAAAGATTTGCTTCTATATTTTCTGAAAATTATATATATCCACTTTATGACAAACAATTACAAAATGTAATTTCTATTCCTGGAGGAGCAAGTGAAATTAGACTTGCAAAAGGATCAATTTTAGGTGATTTTACATTGAGTCAATATGATAATTTAAGAAAAGTAATTTTAGATTTAGGAATTAATAAATTTAATTCATTGGCATTTAATAATAGTTGAATTTCCGAAATTGAATTACCTTATGATTTTCCAATAGAGCTAGTTAATGAAATCAAAAAAATAAATCAAAAAATTCAATTAAAAGTGATTGAATCATCGAAAATAGCTCAAGAATTAATTAAAGAAAAAATTGAAAATATAAAAATCATTTCTACAAAAGATGCCTTAAAATTAAATGAAGATTGAGAATTAATTACTAAGAAATATGATATTAATTTTCTTGAGTCCGAATATAAAGATCTAATTGATGAATTGAAAAAATACAGTAAAAATATTTACACAACAAATCTTGATGAATATAATGAAATTAAAACTAAAACAGAATCTATTTTAAAACAAATTGAAGAAAAAATAAAATCAAAAGCACAAGAAGCACCTAAAAAAGATTGGAAACATATTTTAATTTATAGTTCGGTAATTGTTTTAATATTAGTTGTTGCGATTTTATCAACAATGTACTTTATTAAAAGAAGAAAAAATAAGCAAAAATAA
- the fusA gene encoding elongation factor G: MSREYKLEDYRNIGIMAHIDAGKTTTTERVLYHTGKIHKIGETHEGASQMDWMVQEQERGITITSAATTAYWKNKRLNIIDTPGHVDFTIEVERSLRVLDGAVAVLDAQSGVEPQTETVWRQATNYRVPRIVYVNKMDKMGANFKASVESLRKLLGANAHAIQLNIGEEAQFTGIIDLVTLKAYEFDGSVDENMKEIEIPEHLKDEAHLMRSSLAESLADFDEEIMELLLTEQEVPAELMKKAIRTATLTSTYFPVVCGTSFKNKGVKLMLDAVVEYLPSPLDIPDMKAYKGEEEISIPASDDEFFSSLAFKVMNDPFVGNLTFFRVYSGVINKGSYVANSTKGEKERFSRILLMHANSRTDIDEVRTGDIAAAVGLKYTTTGDTLIDEKHKDIVLENMNFPEPVISQAIEPKTKDASEKLSLALQRLGAEDPTFKYYTDEETGQTIIAGMGELHLDIIVDRLKREFKVEVSVGAPQVSYRETITKAAEVEGIHKKQSGGKGQYGHVWIKYEPNPDGGFEFIDKIVGGKIPKEYIKSIEKGLKEKMEIGILAGYPMIDIKATLFDGSYHEVDSSELAYKIAASKSLTKGREQLGTVLLEPIMDVAVVVPEDFFGDVMGDISRRRGQVRDNETRNDGAHVIKAYIPLSEMFGYATQLRSMTTGRGTYQMWFDHYEKLPRNLADEIIKKRGGKVSADED, from the coding sequence ATGTCAAGAGAATATAAATTAGAAGATTATCGTAACATTGGAATCATGGCTCATATTGATGCTGGTAAAACTACTACTACAGAAAGAGTTTTATACCACACAGGTAAAATTCACAAAATTGGTGAAACACACGAAGGTGCTTCACAAATGGACTGAATGGTTCAAGAACAAGAACGTGGAATTACCATTACTTCAGCTGCTACAACAGCTTACTGAAAAAATAAAAGATTAAACATTATCGATACACCAGGACACGTTGACTTTACAATTGAAGTTGAACGTTCACTACGGGTATTAGATGGTGCAGTTGCAGTTTTAGATGCTCAATCAGGTGTTGAACCTCAAACAGAAACAGTTTGAAGACAAGCAACAAACTATAGAGTTCCTAGAATTGTTTACGTTAACAAAATGGATAAAATGGGTGCTAACTTTAAAGCATCAGTTGAATCATTAAGAAAATTATTAGGAGCTAACGCTCATGCTATTCAACTTAACATCGGTGAAGAAGCACAATTTACAGGTATTATTGACCTAGTAACATTAAAAGCTTACGAATTTGATGGTAGTGTTGATGAAAACATGAAAGAAATTGAAATTCCAGAACACTTAAAAGATGAAGCGCACTTAATGCGTTCTTCTTTAGCAGAATCACTAGCTGATTTTGACGAAGAAATTATGGAATTATTATTAACAGAACAAGAAGTTCCTGCAGAATTAATGAAAAAGGCAATTAGAACAGCTACTTTAACATCAACATACTTCCCAGTTGTTTGTGGAACATCATTCAAAAACAAAGGTGTTAAATTAATGTTAGATGCTGTTGTTGAATACTTACCATCACCTTTAGATATTCCTGATATGAAGGCATATAAAGGTGAAGAAGAAATTTCTATCCCTGCTTCAGATGATGAATTTTTCTCATCATTAGCATTCAAAGTTATGAACGACCCATTTGTTGGTAACTTAACATTCTTTAGAGTTTACAGTGGGGTTATTAATAAAGGTTCATACGTTGCTAACTCAACAAAAGGTGAAAAAGAAAGATTTAGCCGTATTTTATTAATGCACGCTAACTCAAGAACAGATATCGATGAAGTTAGAACAGGTGATATTGCCGCTGCTGTTGGTTTAAAATACACAACAACTGGTGATACATTAATCGATGAAAAACATAAAGATATTGTTTTAGAAAACATGAACTTCCCAGAACCAGTTATCTCTCAAGCTATTGAACCTAAAACAAAAGATGCTTCAGAAAAATTATCTTTAGCATTACAACGTTTAGGTGCAGAGGACCCTACATTCAAATACTACACTGATGAAGAAACAGGTCAAACAATTATTGCTGGTATGGGTGAGTTACACTTAGATATTATTGTTGACAGATTAAAACGTGAATTTAAAGTTGAAGTAAGTGTTGGTGCACCTCAAGTTTCATACCGTGAAACAATTACCAAAGCTGCTGAAGTTGAAGGTATTCATAAGAAACAATCTGGTGGTAAAGGTCAATACGGTCACGTTTGAATTAAATATGAACCAAACCCAGATGGTGGATTTGAATTTATCGATAAGATTGTTGGTGGTAAAATTCCTAAAGAATACATCAAATCAATCGAAAAAGGTCTTAAAGAAAAAATGGAAATCGGTATTCTTGCTGGTTACCCAATGATCGATATTAAAGCAACATTATTTGATGGATCATATCATGAAGTCGACTCTTCTGAATTAGCATATAAAATTGCTGCTTCTAAATCATTGACCAAAGGTCGTGAACAATTAGGTACCGTATTATTAGAACCAATTATGGACGTTGCTGTTGTTGTTCCTGAAGATTTCTTTGGTGATGTTATGGGTGATATTTCACGTAGAAGAGGACAAGTTCGTGATAACGAAACAAGAAACGATGGAGCACATGTTATTAAAGCATATATTCCATTGAGCGAAATGTTTGGTTATGCAACACAATTAAGATCTATGACTACAGGTCGTGGCACATACCAAATGTGATTCGATCACTATGAAAAATTACCACGTAATTTAGCCGATGAAATTATCAAAAAACGTGGTGGAAAAGTTTCTGCTGACGAAGACTAA
- the rpsG gene encoding 30S ribosomal protein S7: MSRKHKAPVRDVLADPVFNSKIITKLINAIMLDGKKSVAENILYNAFEIVKEKTGKEPLEVFNTALENVSPQLEVRSRRVGGSNYQVPCEVSAKRKQTLALRWIIQYARLRNDKTMEEKLAHEIIDASNKMGGAIKKREDTHKMAESNKAFAHFRW, from the coding sequence ATGTCAAGAAAACATAAAGCACCAGTTAGAGATGTTTTAGCAGATCCAGTTTTTAACTCAAAAATTATTACCAAATTAATCAACGCAATTATGCTTGATGGTAAAAAATCTGTTGCTGAAAACATTTTATACAACGCATTCGAAATTGTTAAAGAAAAAACCGGAAAAGAACCATTAGAAGTATTTAATACCGCTTTAGAAAATGTAAGCCCTCAATTAGAAGTTCGTTCAAGAAGAGTTGGTGGATCAAACTACCAAGTTCCTTGTGAAGTTAGTGCTAAGAGAAAACAAACATTAGCATTAAGATGAATTATTCAATATGCAAGATTAAGAAACGATAAGACAATGGAAGAAAAGTTAGCACATGAAATTATTGATGCCTCAAATAAAATGGGTGGAGCTATCAAAAAACGTGAAGATACCCACAAAATGGCTGAATCAAATAAAGCATTTGCTCACTTTAGATGATAA
- the rpsL gene encoding 30S ribosomal protein S12, translated as MPTVAQLVKQGRKDKTTKSKAPALLKMYNSLQKKEKAIPAPFKRGVCTRVATMTPKKPNSAIRKYARVRLSNGQEVTAYIPGEGHNLQEHSVVLIRGGKVKDLPGVRYTIVRGTQDAAGVNNRKQARSVYGTKKPKSN; from the coding sequence ATGCCTACAGTTGCTCAACTAGTTAAGCAAGGTCGTAAAGACAAGACAACTAAATCTAAAGCTCCTGCTTTATTAAAGATGTACAACTCTTTACAAAAAAAAGAAAAAGCAATTCCAGCACCATTTAAACGTGGTGTATGTACTCGGGTTGCAACAATGACACCTAAAAAACCTAACTCAGCTATTCGTAAATATGCCCGTGTTAGATTATCAAACGGACAAGAAGTTACAGCTTACATCCCCGGAGAAGGACACAACTTACAAGAACACTCAGTTGTTTTAATTCGTGGAGGTAAAGTTAAGGATTTACCTGGAGTTAGATACACAATCGTTCGTGGTACACAAGATGCTGCCGGTGTAAACAATAGAAAACAAGCTCGTTCAGTATACGGAACAAAAAAACCAAAAAGTAATTAA
- a CDS encoding ABC transporter permease: MINLFLKSESSSLTPETSNTGSGSFLIYSLLLTLLAIINIYLIIKFFVNYKRSISKTKEVLDKYLVKKYVQGFNFKSNAFYNTILISILLSVQIIFSSVALSKVYANLNEASKTYISFFIAGITFATLLGLSFAIALGVIYHIKFNYPQYKSKDSDVYSEIISLKEIEKPTLNNKYPKKIDLDVEKLKSSNVLLSNVLKKWITFYNTMEEVKFKKQYNLFLDQLFKINYFNEVQLKIKNYNEKHSEIENELLPEIEKSNLDKIEKEIIWMDKMDKKAKILNETKELAKMSKEEFNKKYEEYVYSARANDPLYQSATKNSWLFYRDSEVEDLFFNPNTTVNYSLGEDKEVYEKELGEFFKEYKDYLVSKFLLTKE; the protein is encoded by the coding sequence ATGATTAATTTATTTTTAAAATCAGAATCATCAAGCCTAACACCAGAAACTTCAAATACAGGTTCTGGTTCTTTTTTAATATATTCTTTGTTATTGACTTTATTAGCAATTATTAATATTTATTTAATTATTAAATTTTTTGTTAATTATAAAAGAAGTATTAGTAAAACAAAGGAAGTATTAGATAAGTACTTGGTGAAAAAATATGTTCAAGGTTTCAATTTTAAAAGTAATGCATTTTATAACACTATTTTAATTTCAATTTTATTATCTGTGCAAATAATTTTTTCTTCAGTAGCACTTTCTAAAGTGTATGCAAATCTGAATGAAGCAAGCAAGACATACATTTCATTTTTTATAGCAGGTATCACTTTTGCAACTTTATTAGGTTTATCATTTGCTATTGCATTAGGTGTTATTTATCATATTAAATTTAATTACCCACAATATAAATCAAAAGATTCCGATGTTTATAGTGAAATTATTTCATTAAAAGAAATTGAAAAACCAACATTAAATAACAAATATCCTAAAAAAATAGATTTAGATGTTGAAAAATTAAAATCATCTAATGTTTTATTATCAAATGTTTTAAAAAAATGAATTACTTTTTATAACACAATGGAAGAAGTAAAATTTAAGAAACAATATAATTTATTTTTAGACCAATTATTTAAAATTAATTACTTTAACGAAGTTCAATTAAAAATTAAAAATTATAATGAAAAACATAGTGAAATTGAAAATGAACTTTTACCTGAAATTGAAAAATCTAATTTAGATAAGATTGAAAAAGAAATTATATGAATGGATAAAATGGACAAGAAAGCTAAAATTTTAAACGAAACAAAAGAATTAGCTAAAATGTCAAAAGAAGAGTTTAATAAAAAATATGAAGAATATGTTTATAGTGCTCGTGCTAATGACCCACTATATCAATCAGCAACTAAAAATTCATGACTATTTTATCGTGATTCTGAAGTTGAGGATTTATTTTTCAATCCTAATACAACTGTCAATTATTCTTTAGGCGAAGATAAAGAAGTTTATGAAAAAGAACTAGGTGAATTTTTTAAAGAATATAAAGATTATTTAGTTTCAAAATTTTTATTAACAAAGGAATAA